The genomic segment tattgggactgctgcttgttacattatatgtcaatgagatGGAGTCGAAATTGTCGACTGGGTGACCAAGTTTGTTTGGTGATCCGAAGATAGGTGGATAAGCAGGCAGTTCTGTGGAAACAGCGAGTCTATAGAGTGATTTAGACAGATAAGGcgaatgtgcaaaaaaaagaggtagatggaatacagtattgggaaatgtatgatcacgCACTtttgcagaagaaataaacgggaagactttttttctaaatggagagaatgttCAAAAATATGAGGCTTAGAAAGACTTGGTTCTTTCTACAGGATTCCTTAagattaatttgcaagttgagtctgtggtgaggaaggcaaatgtgatgttagcattaatttcaagaggactagtatataaaGACAAGGATGTAATTCCGAGTATTTAGAAAGAAATGATGAGGCCAGTCTTGGagaattgtaagcagttttgggccccttatcttagaaagaatggcCTTGACACTGAGGGGCATTCAATACTGGtgcaggaaaatgattccaggagtgaacgaattgtcatatgaagacaacaggaattctgcagatgctggaaattcaagcaacacacatcaaagttgctggtgaacgcagcaggccaggcagcatctctaggaagaggcacagtggacgtttcaggccgagacccttcgtcaggactccattTTTTCCTGTTGTTTTCAAAATTTGCCAAGTGTTGTACAAGTTTTTGAAATTGAAGCAGCGACTTGTATTTCTCTACAGTAAGTGAAACTCGCAAGTTTGCAAAGGTGGAGGAGTAGCCATGGACATAATAAAGAATTTAAACATGAGGTTGTATGTCATAGAAGATTAATCGAAACTTAGTAAAAATATCTGGGTGCGAATTGAAAGCAAAAATGATAAAGGAGTAATATTACGTGTTTGTTATAGACCCCTTAATATTGACCAAGATTTTAATAAACTCTATCAGAATATTAGAAAATCAATTTCTGAAGGTGATGTTATAGTAATGGGAGAATTTAATTTCGAAAATACTCAGTTGGAAAACATAGTGGCTAAAGGATTgcaggaaagtgaattcattctGTTGTTAAATGATTTTTGATTTGACCCAGAGTGTAAATGCATCAACAGGAGGGGACGACTTCCCAGATTGATATTCTCTTACAATCAGGATAGAATGATCAGTAAGGAAGTTGTTGAGTCTATGGGAACATGCAATCATAGCACTTTTGCTATCGAAATATATTTAGAGAATATATCAGTTAAAAATGAGACATTAAATTGAATTTCAGAAAGGCAAATTTCACGCGGATGTGGCAAAGATTTCAGAAGGTAAACTGAATAGAACTGCTCGCCGTTAACTCAGTTGAGGAATAATGGGATCGATTTAAATAGGTAATACACTCAGTGCAGGATATGTTCATACCGAAGACCCGGAACAGAAATAAAAACAATAGATCAACTACATAGAAGAATAAAGATATATATGAAATTATTGACAAAAAGAGAGCTACATAaagaatagagaaaaaaatagtaatgACACTAACTGTAGGACATTCGAACATATGGCAGCTATTGTCAAGATGGAAATTAAGACTGCCGAAGGACATGTTGAGAACGATATTGCTGATTGTGCTACAATTGACACCAAGATATTTTTCAATAGTTTAAAAAGTAAATTCTTTCATAATCAAGGAGAAAGTTAAGTGTATTGTTAATAACAGTGGGTTATTAAATTATGCAGAAAAGTACATAACGGATACTCTTAATTCATAATCTGCTTATGTATTCAGTTGCGAAGATGCTAGCAGTATGTCAGCAAGTGTAGGGGAAAATAAAGTTGTTTCAAGCGGCTTAGAGGTCTTACAAAGCGAGGTCCCAATTACgctgaaaagtctgaaagttAATGCATCTCCAGGGACAGACACATATAACCAAGTGAACTTGAAGAGGTTTGTGACTATATATACACAGACTCAtaacatgtatttttcaaaaAGTCTGTGAAGACTGTTGAATCGCCTAAGAATTGGAAATGGGCTGACATTATCTCGGTGTACAAGAAGGGTGACCTCACTGACCCTGGTAACTACAGACCAGTAACCCTAACGTGTATCGTATGAAACCACACTTTCCTTGGGCTCTGTGAACctagggaatacacactctgTTCCCGCCTAATCCGTGAGATTGAGACGTCACTCCCATCCAAACCCCATTaagtgtgaatgctgtgtaactTACGACACTTTCAAATCGGTGCCAGGAAGTAACGACAGCACATTGCATACGATTACAAGAATTATATTCATGAATATAACTCAACTGAAGAaaaacaaaccaaaaaaaaactaaaaagggCTCATTATAATTAAACTGTTAAATGCACACAGGCTGTTGCTCTACTATTCCGAATTTCATATTCACTTTTCCTCAGTAGATTTCTACAGCCTGTTCCAGCAAATAACGTTTCCCACCTGGTTGAGTCCTACCACTGGTTCTCTCTAGGGCCTTCCCTCACTAATTCCGCAGAACAAAGTCCACAGTTCACACCGGTGTCAGgcgcacagaaaataaatacCGCTTCCCTGATTGGATGGCTCGCATACcgaagcacccgttatctctaaccgcaccccaaacactgcttctacagaaatatCATTCCATTATCAGTGAAAATTTTACACTGTCCCCCATCAAAAATAGTCGCGTCTTTGAGAGAAACTATTACCCTTTCCTGAACGATACAAGTTCTTACAGCAATTTCGTGACATCAGGACCTGCGATCGAGTTGTAACCGGCAGTGACATATCTCACCAAGGGGACAGGTGCTACACTTTTTTTTTCCCCGGGGAGCGACATACCCCAGCTTAACTGGAGGTTTCCTGACTCTTTGAAACCTTCTTACCCAATTACTTAATTCTTCAGTTTCAGGCAGCGCCTGGGCTCTTTCTTGTTAAAATTGCGAGGCCCCTCCCTGACATTACTCGTCCCTATCAACAACTCAGGTTGCCTTGTGCTTGGCCGGGCTCGGAAACATGCCCAGCCACCTGAGAATCCAGCTACCCGTCATTGTCTAACCACAAACATCCCTGCCTTTTGCTAGTTCTGCCCATTAGACCTGCCTCAGCATGAGGAGGATTGGAGCTATCTTCTTCAATTATTGGTGAGTTTGCAAAGGGCAGCACACCCCCATTAGTTCATTCTCTATCTCCGATGAAATACGGTGGTTAGCTGCGTTCCAGCCCTTTCCGGTGACTGTCCGTCAGTTCTTTCATGTCGCCGCAAAGTCCTCTTATTAGGTGTAGGatccaggtcaggctctgggtcaGCATGCTCCTCTTGACCCCGAGTTAGAAGGTGGTTCAAATTGAGAGTGTAGAAAgttccattcccatcctctggtttcagtAGGAAACGGGGTACGTTccgcatctgactctccactacgtAGGGCGCAGCAGCCCAGCAGTCATCCAGCATATGCTTCCCAAGTAGCTTCTTTATGAGGACACGGACTCCAGGCATCTGCTGGGAGAACCCTACactttgatcatacctcctcttcgttcattgattctgctaGGTAGCCGAAAACTCGGCTAGTTTATAagcctttgcagcttctttcgaatATTGGACATATATTTCATATTAGTCTTCTGTGGGAAATCTTCGCCAACAGTCCCAAAGCAGAAAACAATGGGCAAACTCGCTTCACggccaaacatcagataatatggtgaATACCCGGTAGTTTCATTCTGTGTGCAGTTGTAGCAGAATgttgatttcattttttcttGTTTACTTATCTCAAGGTTCCGAACATGTCTAGGAATATCCGGTTGAACCGCTTGGGCTGGGGATCACCTTAAGAGAGATAAGGCCTAGTCCTTACCTTCTCAAAACGGAGCGTGCTCAGTAACCTATTTTAGAAATCCCTTCATAAGCTCCATTGTGCTTGTCGTCGCACCAAAAAAACGTTTTCTAGTGCTTGCATGTGCCCCGCGGAAGAAGCCAAAGGGTCCTGTGTCTTCAAAGATCTCACTATGTCAGCAGCCGGATCTCTCAGACTCTCGACTATCGCTGTTTGTTTTTCACGTTATCAGAGCACTGCTAGTCACCCAGCATCTGAGAGGTCAGTTCCGCCAAAGTCTCACAATCCTCTTCCCCTTCAGGGGTGTTATCCCCGAGAACATTCTGAGTCTATGATGACTAGGACTCTCCAAGTTGGCACTTGGCCATTTATTTTCCAGGGATGTAAGGAGTGATACCAACTCAGAATTTTCACCCCTCGCTGGTGCACTCATTGAAtatccaaatcagaccactccaaTATCTCGATCCGCAGACAATGTCACAACCACCGATTCCCCGGTCTCTCAGTCTGTTGGGATTCACAGGTCTCTTTGTCTCTCGTGATTCCCTGGTCTCTGGGAACTTTTGGGattcctgcctctgtctcccTGCCTCTCTAATTCCTCAACGTCTCCCTCTCAAGTACCCCTGGTCTTTCCGGCCATCCCTGGATCTCGAGTTTTCAGGTCTTCCTGGGCCGTCAGGTGCCAGCTATCAGGAGGGGGTTCCAGTAGTGACTTCTGCAAGCCTGTGCTTTGCAAGACCGTAGATTTGCAAGACCGGTCAACTTCTGCAGCATCCATAactatatttatgaatgttaactaaACTAAAAGGTTAGTAACGAAAATAAAGTAACAAGAACATataaagggcccattataattaaacagacaaatatgcacaagttggagcacAACTCTGCTGAAAGCCATATTCACTGAACCTCAGCAGATTTCCACACGTTGCTGTATCGAGTCACCGTCTCCACTCGGTCCAATCCTATCACTGGTTCTCTCCAGCGTGTTCTCTCTCTATATCCCGACGGACAGTTCACACCAGTGTCAGGCACACCGATAAAATACCGTTCCCCCGATTGGATGGTGTTCATTCCGAAGCACTTGTTCTCTCTGACTATAATCCAAAGACTGTTTTGCAGCAAGACTATAGCGTTAGCGGTGAAACCCTTACGCGGTGCTATCCGTAGGTAATATAGTGGAAGTATTAGTAAAGAATGAGATGGAAAATCAGTTGATCAAAACAGGCATGTTCAGAAAGCTGCAatgggttcagaaaggggaaatgAGGTTTCAGTAATATGCTGGATTTCTTTGAAGAGGCAACTGAAATATATAATAACAATTAAGAGGGATATATAATTGTCTTGTAATTTCAGATGCCCTTCGACAAGGTAACCCACAGGAGTTGATAATCAAATTTCAGAATGTTGGGATTGAAATTAATTAGTACGAATTGGCGCAAAACACAGAACAACGAGTTTTCACACCTAGAAGATCTTTAAGGTGCAGTTTCGGGGCCACTGCTGCTATTAATTTGAGTTTTTGATTCAAataagcacataacaaataaacttgCTAAAGTCTGGAGAAGACTCAACCGTAGGGGGATGGgttgataacattcaggcagcagaatcaaatTAGAAAGACTCAAACAAAATCGAGCTGTGGGCAGATAAATAACGGAggaaatttaatgtaagtaaatgttAGACATTACATAAAGTAAGTAGGAATATTAGATCTAGGGTGTGAATTTGGATGAAGttcttgcagggaaatgtactatggacatgtggccgatgtttagggatctcttgcaggatgttaaggatagatttgtcccagtgaggaagataaagaatggtaggatgaaggaaccatgggtgacaagtgaggaggagaatctagtcaggtggaagacggcagcatacatgaggtttaggaggcaagaatcagatgggtctattgaggaatataggttagcaagaaaggagcttaagaaggggctgaggagagcaagaaggaggcatgagaaggccttggcgagtagggtaaaggaaaaccccaaggcggtcttcaattatgtgaagaccaaaaggatgacaggagtgaagatagagataaaggtgggaaaatgtgcctggaggctgtggaagtgagcgaggtcctcaaagAATGCTTCTCCTTCTGTCCTTGATCAGGCTATGATTCTCTAAacgcccagagatcctatctctaagaatcgttTCCAACTGCTTTCCAACCACAGACATAagacgaggcgagggaagagattgctgagcctctgtataggatcttcatgtccttgttgtccacgggaatggtaccggaggattggagagaggcgaatgttatccccttgctcaaaaaaaggtagtagggatagtccaggtaattatagaccagtgagccttacgtctgtagtgggaaagcagttggaaaagattcttagagataggatctcgggacattcagagaatcatggtctgatcagggacagtcagtatggctttgtgaaggtcagatcgtgtctaacaagcctggcaGAGTTATTTGAAGGAGTGACCAGCCATATAGATgcgggtagtgcagtggatgtgatctacatggattttagtaaggcatttgacaaggttccacacggtagggttactcagaaagtcagaaggcatgggatccagggaagtttggccaagtggattcagaattggcttggctgcagaaagcagagggccgtgatggagggagtacactcggattggaggtttgtgactactggtgtcccacaaggatcgtttctgggacctctacttctcgtgatttttattaacgacctggatatgggggtagaagggtgggttggcaagtttgcagacgacacaaaagttggtgctgctgtagatagtgtagaggattgttgcagatttcagagagatattgataagatgcagaagtgggctgagagttggcagatggagttcaacccggaaaagtgtgaggtggtgcactttggaaggacaaactcgaaggcagagtacaaagtaaatgaaagGATACTTGGAGgtctggaggagcagagggatctggtggtacatgtacacagatctctgaaagttgcctcacagggtagttaagaaatcttatggagtgtttgctttcataagtcgagggatagagtttaagagtcgccaggtaataatgcagctctataaaactctggttaggccacacttggagtattgtgtccagttctggtcgcctcactataggaaggatgtggaagcattggaaagggtacagagcagatttaccaggatgctgcctggtttagagagtgtgaATTATGATCagaattaagggagctagggttatactctctggagagaaggagaatgagaggagacgtgatagaggtattcaaaaaattaagaggaatagatcgagtggacagccagcgcctcttccctagggcaacACTACTCAATGCAAGAggccatagctttaaggtaagggatgggaagttcaagggggatattagaagaaggtttttcactcagagagtggttgtgcgtggaatgcactgcctgagtcagtggtggaggcagatacactcgtgaaatttaagagactactagacaggtatatggaggaacttaagttgggggggttatatgggagacagggtttaagggtcggcacaatattgtgggccgaagggcctgcactgttctatgttctatatacaaTGGGGGTGTCAGAAGTTAGAAAGTGCAATGTATGGGAAGGAATTCGGCGTTCTGATAGACTCAACACTATCAAGATCTCGGAAATGCACAGAAGTGTTTCGGAGGGGTAATAAACTTCTGCGCTAGTGGAGTTCAGGTACACAGATGTCCTGCTTAAGCGGTATACTACGCTTGTGGGGCTACGCCTTGAGTACTGTgcacaattttggtctccatattttgtgagggatCTGAAGGCACTGGATAGTTCAAGAAGGGCAAGGAAACTCATTCCGGGTCTGCAGGGTTTCAGCAGTGAAATAATTCAATCGTTTTAGCATAAGTATATGTAGAGtaagaggagacctgatagaccTGTTCAAATTTATTCAGGGTATAAGTAAAGTGGATGCTGGCTGTTACTACAAAATTAATTCATCAACGGGAAACAGGGCTACATTGCTTTAGCAGAAATTTCGAACTAGCATCAGGAAGCGTTTCTTTACACAGCTGTTAGTAGGCACATGGAAAAATCTACCGGGTTGTGTAGCTGAGTGCAGTACCTTAGAGACTTTGAATTGAAAATCCATAGATATTTCAACGAGCAATGTGAATGCAAATTTGGCAAGCTTTGCTGGGCAGGGTAGTCTgctcttgtcaaaaactttctaaggTACTGCAAACGTACTTCTGCTTCCAAGATAGCAagatagatttaaaaaaaaactttgaaaccTTTGACTATAGCAGCTCTTGATGGAAAACATGATTATACTGTTTAATTCAAGGGCTTCGTGCCACCTATTAATCAATTTTAATTTTGATAGATATGGTATGAAGAAACATTTTGAAAACTTTTAATTGATAGTGATATGCATATCCAAAACCAGGGACaaataattattatttttctgAGTCTATAAGTAGCCTGTATTTATACTATGAACAAAACATAGAATGACTGTTTACGTTTATTCGTTATTCCAGATGTGAAACGTCGACACAGATCCAATCTCCAAAATCAGAGTGGGAAACTGAACTTGCCCAAACCATGTTTAATTTCTGACATCTACACTGAGCTAACAATTACAGTGATACAAGGTGAACCTCCAAATTTAATAGGAGAAACTAACACACATATTTGCGAAGTTCAGCACCATGAATTATTCAAACAAAACAACAGAGATTCCGATATGTCGACGATCAGCGTCGTCTACGGGGCTGCAGGAACTGGGAAATCGACCCTGATTCAGAAGTTGATCTATGACTGGGCGACAGGAATGATATATGAAGAGTTCAGTTTTGTCCTTCATTTGAAAATTCagaaattaaatgaaataaaagGTTGCATAACTTTAAGTAGATTGATAGTTGACACATATCCTTACTTGGAAAATTATCTGGATCGTCTGTGGAATGAACCCAAAAGATTATTGTTTATATTTGATGACCTGGACCAATTATATCGACTATTTACTCTCTCTGATACTGGTAGAAACAGCGATTCACGATACAGATGTGTTGACACAGAATCTGAATATTTTGTATGCGATATCCTACGCTGCCTCCTACAGGGAGAATTTTTGAGAGGTTGCTCAGTGCTGATCACTACCCGAGTTTGGAAACTGGAACTTCTGCATCACGTAACAGCAGATTCAACTTTCCAAGTTATGGGATTCACTTTGGAGAAAGCAAAAGAATATTTTCGCCGTTATCTCCGCAATGGACAGAATGCAAATGaagttgtggaattcattgaacaGAATGAATTATTGTGGGATATGTGTACTGACCCTCTATTTTGTGTCACTCTCGTTTCGACACTGGAGTCTTTCCAGGCACAAGGAGAAGAGCAGGAAACAAACCTCATCATAAGCCATACCAAGGTGCTCTCTGACTACGTCGCCCATCTTGTCGCAAAATGTGGTTACGATGGTAACACACATCGGAATTGTTTAACTACAATTGGCGAACTGGCAGAAAAGGGAATTAAAGAAAACACCCTTTCGTTTGAAGGCTACGCATTAGGAGATCCGGATTCTTCGACTTCCATGCTTATCTCTGCATTTATGCACCAGGATCCAGACAAAAAGAGTGGTGGTGTTATTTACAATTTCAGGCACTCCGTTTTACGAGACTTCCTTGCTGCACTTACCAATGTCCTAAATGCTTCAATATCTCGACTGAAACAGATACTCGATGAAATATCTAATGACATTGCAGGGAGATTCAGTACATTTTCAATTTTTCTTGTCGGCCTTTCTTCTCGGAGGTCAACTGATCGCCTAGAGATGGAACTGCATGCATTCCCTACTGAAGTTACTTCCTGCATCTCCGAATGGCTCAGAAAAAATGTCAGCAGACGCTTGACGGACATGGACTCGAAGCACACTCAAAGAATGTTTTTATGCATACTGTACTGCTTATTTGAATTTGGAGACAATGAAATAATGACAGAAGTCCTGAATCCCATTACAACCATTAAATTAAATCACCTTCGTCTCAGACGTCCAGACTGCATTGTTTTATCTAGAATTTTAATCGCCCCTGAAGTGATTCAAGAGCTGGACCTCAGTTCGTGCTTTGCACAACCAGAGGAAATTTGGAAACTGGAACAAGTGCTGCCCAGATGTGTAATTCTCAGGTAATGTATCAAATAcggcaaatgaaaaaaaaaaatatACACAGATCAGCATAAAGTGGCCATTTTGTGGAATGTAGGAATCACACTGGAGCTAAATGTACAGACATATTTTGTTCATTGACTTAGGTTTTTTGGATGGTCTAATTTGATAAGGTCTCGAAAGTTTTATATTACCATTGACGTATTTTCCCCTTAAAATTATATGTGCATGGTCCAAGAAGACACCCTTTCATATTTTATTTTAATGACACTTGCATCATCTGAGCGATTATCTCAAATACGTTTTATGTTAAAGGGCAAACATTTTGTCTTGCAACGGATTACTACACGGACTCGCACAATACCAAGGAGGAAAATCCACTTGATTAATTCATGCTATTTGAAGTATTGCAGAGTGGATTTGTAGTGTGGGTTAGTTCTTGACAGAGGACGTGCTTGGCAGAGAACGTTCTTCTCTTCTTGAAATGGGACGTCGGCCACTAACTGGTGGTCTAACGCCGAAGGCATCATTTGCTGAGATTCAGTAATATGTTAGCCTGAATGGATTGCAGTTATTCACGTATATCTGTGTCAATAATTTAGAAGTTTTTACCCTCCCTAAGTTCTTGATGGATAGTGGAGTGAATTTCACATTCAGCAGTTTGACTCAAAAGGAACATTGACTTAATAGCAATAGTTGTATAATGATTTGAATTAGCTTTACTACATCATGTGGAAAATAATATAGTTCTGATTTTCTGTGTCGGGATCAATTAATTATTCGTGTTTATATTGAATACTCAGATTGAACCAGAATAACCTACAAGATTCTGGAGTGAAGCGTCTCTTCGATGTTCTGAGCCAGAGTAATATAAGAACGCTGACGTGAGTAATTGTTCATGATGTCAAGCGTCAAGACAAAGAGCTGCCATTCGATTATGATTCTCTTTAGCGTAtcgttagtgataatttttcaaagctctttagattctggactagttcctgaggattggagggtggctaatgtaaccccactttttaaaaaaagagggagagagaaaccggggaattatagaccggttagcctaacatcggtggtggggaaaataccagagtcagttatcaaagatgtgataacagcacatttggaaagtggtgaaatcatggacaaagtcagcatggatttgtgaaagggaaatcatgtccgacgaatctcatagaattttttgaggatgtaactagtagagtggataggggagaaccagtggatgtggtatatttggattttcaaaaggcttttgacaaggtcccacacaggagactagtgtgcaaacttaaagcacacgataatggggataaggtattgatgtcGATAGAGGAttgattggcagacaggaagcaaagagtgggaataaacgggaccttttcagaatggcaggcagtgactagtggggtaccgcaaggctcagggctgggacctcagttgtttacaatatatattaatgacttggatgagggaattaaatgcagcatctccaagtttgcggatgacacgaagctgggcggcagcgttagctgtgaggaggttgctaagagaatgcagggtgacttggatagtttaggtgagtgggcaaagtcatggcagatgcaatttaatgtggataaatgtgaggttatccactttggtagcaaaaacaggaaaacaggttattatctgaatggtggccgattaggaaaaggggaggtgcaacgtgacctgggtgtcattatacaccagtcattgaaagtgggcatgcaggtacagcaggcggtgaaaaaggcgaatggtatgctggcattcatagcaagaggattcaagtacagcagcagggaggtactactgcagttgtacaaggcctttgtgagaccacacctggagtattgtgtgcagttttggtcccctaatctgaggaaagacatccttgccatagagggagtacaaagaaggctcaccagattgattcctgggatggcaggactttcatatgatgaaagactggatcgactaggcttatactcgttggaatttagaagattgaggggggatcttactgaaacgtataaaatcctaaagggattggacagtcgAGAtggaggaagattgttcctgatgttggggaagtccagaacgagaggtcacagtttgaggatagaggggaagccttttaggaccgagattaggtaaaacttcttcacacagagcgtggtgaatctgtggaattctctgccacaggaaagagttgaggccagttcattggctatacttaatatggcccttgtggctaaagggatcagggggtatggagggaaggctggtacagggttctgagtggatgatcagccatgatcatactgaatggcggtgcaggctcgaggggccgaatggcctgctcctgcacctattttctaagtttctatgtttctatctcctaTAAAGGAGTCTAACTGATTCATCAGCACACAAGCGATTGCAGAAGC from the Mobula birostris isolate sMobBir1 chromosome 13, sMobBir1.hap1, whole genome shotgun sequence genome contains:
- the LOC140207196 gene encoding NACHT, LRR and PYD domains-containing protein 6-like → MRKFKPRFMLNFVLLMLLVGPVPCLPVKPEPDDDKHEVNVTDSRDRAEVHSRELNRTFRTSVGPDSRNEADNQLQETLKTAEANVDEGHESASHIVGKTIDGSVPSRMIENRTLTAPKKELDTSERSEWSGWAMADAPAFPDVQDREEKYNRNRRRKSTSDNFGPGYGWKSDIVHSTSFGTGVSGDNIVDKGRTLMLLDRETDASGARKTAVEVQLCQYIGLPIGFAIVLAACAWFTRWWDRCWNGRHGYEPVDGENEQYNVDEEQRSIPDVKRRHRSNLQNQSGKLNLPKPCLISDIYTELTITVIQGEPPNLIGETNTHICEVQHHELFKQNNRDSDMSTISVVYGAAGTGKSTLIQKLIYDWATGMIYEEFSFVLHLKIQKLNEIKGCITLSRLIVDTYPYLENYLDRLWNEPKRLLFIFDDLDQLYRLFTLSDTGRNSDSRYRCVDTESEYFVCDILRCLLQGEFLRGCSVLITTRVWKLELLHHVTADSTFQVMGFTLEKAKEYFRRYLRNGQNANEVVEFIEQNELLWDMCTDPLFCVTLVSTLESFQAQGEEQETNLIISHTKVLSDYVAHLVAKCGYDGNTHRNCLTTIGELAEKGIKENTLSFEGYALGDPDSSTSMLISAFMHQDPDKKSGGVIYNFRHSVLRDFLAALTNVLNASISRLKQILDEISNDIAGRFSTFSIFLVGLSSRRSTDRLEMELHAFPTEVTSCISEWLRKNVSRRLTDMDSKHTQRMFLCILYCLFEFGDNEIMTEVLNPITTIKLNHLRLRRPDCIVLSRILIAPEVIQELDLSSCFAQPEEIWKLEQVLPRCVILRLNQNNLQDSGVKRLFDVLSQSNIRTLTLKSNHLTDNCLESVFVALTTNPSLMQLNLSNSSQDGEQVNQFTDEKLQYYYERSTQQREIKWRRIKNIGQDIVQSVTESNRLTLITE